A genomic segment from Brevundimonas sp. SORGH_AS_0993 encodes:
- the dnaQ gene encoding DNA polymerase III subunit epsilon: MAREIVLDTETTGFDPRTGDRLIEVGCIELLDLLPTGRTFHRFVNPERSIPADAIKVHGITDEKVKDAPKFHEIVDDLMDFVGDAQMIAHNAAFDRNFIDFELNRCGRPITGEPRWIDTLKLAQTRFPGMPNSLDALCKRYKVSLVERTLHGALIDARLLAEVYLELRGGKERVLDLSSAVSGRGPGGRIEVAAYGARPRPLAPRSTEAEQAAHVAFLASVLKDQSLWQAHGVTFLEIPATQPA; the protein is encoded by the coding sequence GAGGTCGGCTGCATCGAGCTGTTGGACTTGCTGCCGACGGGCCGCACCTTCCACCGCTTCGTGAACCCCGAACGGTCCATCCCCGCCGACGCCATCAAGGTGCACGGCATCACCGATGAGAAGGTGAAGGACGCCCCGAAGTTTCACGAGATCGTCGACGATCTGATGGACTTCGTCGGCGACGCCCAGATGATCGCCCACAACGCGGCGTTCGACCGTAACTTCATCGACTTCGAACTGAACCGCTGCGGCCGCCCGATCACCGGCGAACCGCGTTGGATCGACACGCTGAAGCTGGCGCAGACGCGGTTTCCGGGCATGCCCAACTCGCTGGACGCCCTGTGCAAACGCTACAAGGTGTCGCTGGTCGAGCGGACGCTGCACGGCGCCCTGATCGACGCCCGGCTGCTGGCCGAGGTCTATCTGGAGCTGAGGGGCGGCAAGGAGCGGGTGCTGGACCTGTCGTCGGCCGTGAGCGGACGCGGCCCCGGCGGCCGCATCGAGGTCGCGGCCTATGGCGCCCGCCCGCGTCCCCTGGCCCCGCGCTCGACCGAGGCGGAACAGGCGGCCCACGTCGCCTTCCTGGCTTCGGTTCTGAAGGACCAGTCGCTGTGGCAGGCCCACGGCGTGACCTTTCTGGAGATCCCTGCGACCCAACCCGCATGA
- the secB gene encoding protein-export chaperone SecB, whose amino-acid sequence MTDAAPPAETPNGDQPQQGQLQGQPAGPGFRILAQYVRDFSFENPRAPESLRIDGKPAIDLGVEMAAQGRPDGLFELDLKLSIKATHENQPVFHVELVYGGLFQLANVQEQDIEPMLLIECPRYLFPFAREIISGATADGGFYPPFQLDPIDFAAIYIARQQQIAQQPVETGQA is encoded by the coding sequence ATGACCGACGCTGCACCGCCCGCCGAAACGCCGAACGGCGACCAACCGCAACAGGGCCAACTTCAGGGCCAACCCGCCGGACCCGGCTTCCGCATCCTGGCCCAATATGTGCGCGATTTCTCGTTCGAGAATCCGCGCGCGCCGGAATCCCTGCGCATCGACGGCAAGCCCGCCATCGACCTGGGCGTGGAGATGGCCGCCCAGGGTCGCCCCGACGGCCTGTTCGAACTGGACCTGAAGCTGTCGATCAAGGCCACGCACGAGAACCAGCCGGTCTTCCACGTCGAACTGGTCTATGGCGGCCTGTTCCAGCTGGCCAATGTGCAGGAGCAGGACATCGAGCCCATGCTGCTGATCGAGTGCCCGCGCTACCTCTTCCCCTTCGCCCGCGAGATCATCTCGGGCGCGACAGCGGACGGCGGCTTCTATCCCCCGTTCCAACTGGATCCGATCGACTTCGCGGCCATCTACATCGCCCGCCAGCAGCAGATCGCCCAGCAACCGGTCGAGACCGGCCAGGCCTGA